From Pseudomonadota bacterium, one genomic window encodes:
- a CDS encoding GspH/FimT family pseudopilin gives MSKGFTLVELIVVSALVSILLAIASPSVAALIGDNRLSRAHNELLTHLRTARQTAVYHQTSTVVCATGGTPDCDKTDQWELGWMTFTDPNGDEQCRDSDLDGRCDDDGGRIIRVAESLPPGIRLRKTRTSIAYLRFDAAGAAGGINARFFVCDGRGEPYAKSLVISATGRVRTTRDADDYLRCA, from the coding sequence ATGTCCAAGGGATTTACCCTGGTCGAGCTCATTGTGGTCTCGGCCCTCGTGAGCATACTTCTAGCCATTGCGTCCCCCAGTGTGGCAGCGCTGATCGGCGATAATCGTCTTTCCAGAGCACACAACGAATTGCTGACCCATCTGCGAACCGCCCGCCAAACGGCCGTTTACCACCAAACCTCCACCGTCGTTTGCGCCACCGGCGGCACACCGGATTGCGATAAGACCGATCAGTGGGAACTCGGCTGGATGACCTTCACAGACCCCAACGGTGATGAGCAATGCCGCGACAGCGACCTCGACGGCCGTTGCGACGATGACGGCGGCCGAATCATTCGAGTCGCCGAATCTCTACCACCCGGCATTCGGCTGCGAAAAACCCGAACCAGTATCGCCTATCTCCGTTTTGACGCCGCTGGAGCGGCCGGTGGGATCAACGCCCGATTTTTTGTTTGCGATGGCCGCGGTGAACCATACGCCAAGAGCTTGGTCATCAGCGCAACCGGCCGTGTGCGGACCACTCGCGATGCCGACGACTACCTTCGATGCGCTTAA
- a CDS encoding type IV pilin protein, with product MRKMTHHSMLSAGSDDSEPVWVKPQRGFTLVELLIVIVIVGILASVAVPAYQGQMQKARRSDAMTLLMVSAQQMERCASQNPAATGYTGCDTDLAATSDEGYYDLAASSVTATTFTLTTTPASGEAQVNDTDCASMTINQAGQRSARNGDDEDTTATCW from the coding sequence ATGCGAAAAATGACCCACCATTCGATGCTATCTGCCGGCTCCGATGATTCGGAGCCGGTCTGGGTAAAGCCTCAACGGGGTTTCACCCTGGTCGAACTGCTGATCGTGATCGTGATTGTAGGTATCCTCGCCTCTGTCGCCGTGCCGGCTTATCAAGGTCAGATGCAAAAGGCGCGCCGCTCGGATGCGATGACACTACTCATGGTCTCCGCTCAGCAGATGGAACGATGCGCGAGTCAGAATCCCGCCGCCACCGGCTATACAGGATGCGATACCGACTTAGCGGCCACATCGGACGAAGGTTACTATGACTTGGCGGCAAGCAGCGTAACCGCCACCACCTTCACACTCACGACGACCCCGGCCAGCGGCGAGGCACAAGTCAACGACACCGACTGCGCCAGTATGACGATCAACCAAGCCGGTCAGCGGTCAGCAAGAAACGGAGACGATGAAGACACCACAGCTACGTGCTGGTAA